A genomic region of Neisseria cinerea contains the following coding sequences:
- the nagZ gene encoding beta-N-acetylhexosaminidase — MTVPHIPRGPVMADIAAFRLTEEEKQRLLDPAVGGVILFRRNFQNIVQLKELTAEIKALRTPGLIIAVDHEGGRVQRFIEGFTRLPAMNVLGQIWDSESASAAETAARQIGWVLATELSACGIDLSFTPVLDLDWGNCPVIGNRSFHHNPEAVTRLALALQKGLEKGGMKSCGKHFPGHGFVEGDSHLVLPEDRRSLSELETADLIPFRGMSREGMAAVMPAHVVYPQVDTKPAGFSEIWLKQILRRDIGFKGVIFSDDLTMEGACGAGGIKERARLSFEAGCDIILVCNRPDLVDELRDGFTIPDNPDLAGRWQYMENSLGHEAAQAVMQTADFQAAQALTSRLTSPQDTAGGVKVGEAF; from the coding sequence ATGACTGTTCCCCATATTCCGCGCGGCCCCGTAATGGCCGACATTGCCGCCTTCCGCCTGACCGAAGAGGAAAAGCAACGCCTTCTCGATCCCGCCGTCGGCGGAGTCATCCTGTTCCGCCGCAACTTCCAAAATATCGTACAGCTCAAAGAACTTACCGCCGAAATCAAAGCACTTCGCACACCCGGGCTTATTATTGCCGTCGATCACGAAGGCGGCAGGGTTCAACGGTTTATCGAAGGATTTACCCGCTTGCCCGCAATGAACGTCTTAGGGCAAATTTGGGACAGCGAAAGCGCATCTGCCGCCGAAACCGCAGCCCGGCAGATAGGCTGGGTTTTGGCAACCGAGCTTTCCGCCTGCGGCATCGACTTGTCCTTCACTCCTGTCTTGGATTTGGACTGGGGAAACTGCCCCGTCATCGGCAACCGCAGTTTCCACCATAACCCCGAAGCCGTAACCCGCCTTGCCCTCGCCCTTCAAAAAGGTTTGGAAAAAGGCGGCATGAAATCATGCGGCAAACATTTTCCCGGACACGGATTTGTCGAAGGAGACAGCCATCTGGTCTTGCCGGAAGACAGGCGCAGCCTGTCCGAACTCGAAACCGCCGACCTTATTCCCTTCCGCGGCATGAGCCGGGAAGGTATGGCAGCGGTCATGCCTGCCCACGTCGTTTATCCACAAGTGGACACAAAGCCCGCAGGGTTTTCCGAAATCTGGCTCAAACAAATTTTGCGCCGCGATATCGGATTCAAAGGCGTGATTTTCTCTGACGATTTGACCATGGAAGGCGCGTGCGGAGCCGGCGGTATCAAAGAACGCGCCCGACTGTCGTTTGAAGCAGGTTGCGACATCATATTGGTCTGCAACCGTCCCGACTTGGTCGATGAATTGCGCGACGGTTTCACCATTCCCGACAACCCGGATTTGGCCGGACGTTGGCAATATATGGAAAACTCGCTCGGCCATGAGGCAGCACAAGCCGTTATGCAGACAGCGGATTTCCAAGCGGCACAAGCCTTGACCTCCCGTTTGACTTCGCCGCAAGACACGGCGGGCGGCGTGAAAGTCGGGGAAGCCTTTTAA
- the nth gene encoding endonuclease III, with protein MNRHIRQEIFERFRAANPHPTTELNFNSPFELLIAVLLSAQATDVGVNKATAKLFPVADTPQAMLDLGLDGVMEYTKTIGLYKTKSKHIMQTCRILLEKYNGEVPEDREALESLPGVGRKTANVVLNTAFGHPVMAVDTHIFRVSNRTKIAPGKDVREVEDKLMRFIPKEFLMDAHHWLILHGRYTCKALKPQCQTCIINDLCEYPAKS; from the coding sequence ATGAACAGACACATCCGCCAAGAAATTTTCGAACGTTTCCGCGCCGCCAACCCCCATCCGACCACCGAACTCAACTTCAACTCCCCTTTCGAGCTTTTAATCGCCGTTTTACTGTCGGCACAGGCAACCGACGTCGGCGTAAACAAAGCGACGGCGAAGCTGTTTCCGGTTGCCGATACGCCGCAGGCGATGCTGGATTTGGGTTTGGACGGCGTGATGGAATACACGAAAACCATCGGGTTGTATAAAACCAAGTCCAAGCACATCATGCAGACCTGCCGCATCCTGCTGGAAAAATACAACGGCGAAGTGCCGGAAGACCGCGAGGCTTTGGAATCATTGCCGGGTGTGGGGCGCAAAACGGCAAACGTCGTATTGAACACGGCGTTCGGCCATCCCGTCATGGCGGTCGATACGCATATTTTCCGCGTGTCCAACCGAACCAAAATCGCACCCGGAAAAGACGTTCGCGAAGTCGAAGACAAACTGATGCGCTTCATTCCTAAAGAATTTCTGATGGACGCGCACCACTGGCTCATCCTGCACGGACGCTACACCTGCAAGGCACTCAAACCGCAATGCCAAACCTGCATCATCAACGACCTGTGCGAATATCCCGCCAAATCCTGA
- a CDS encoding YihY family inner membrane protein yields the protein MTFLQRWQGLADNKICAFAWFVVRRFSEERVPQAAASMTFTTLLALVPVLTVMVAVASIFPVFDRWSDSFVSFVNQTIVPQGADMVFDYIDAFRDQANRLTAIGSVMLVVTSLMLIRTIDNAFNRIWRVNTQRPWMMQFLVYWALLTFGPLSLGVGISFMVGSVQDSVLSSGAQQWTDALKTAARLAFMTVLLWGLYRFVPNRFVPARQAFVGALITAFCLETARFLFTWYMGNFDGYRSIYGAFAAVPFFLLWLNLLWTLLLGGAVLTSSLSYWQGEAFRRGFDSRGRFDDVLKILLLLDAAQKEGRTLSVQEFRRHINMGYDELGELLEKLARYGYIYSGRQGWVLKTGADSIELSELFKLFVYRPLPVERDHVNQAVDAVMTPCLQTLNMTLAEFDAQAKKRQQS from the coding sequence ATGACCTTTTTACAACGTTGGCAAGGTTTGGCAGACAATAAAATCTGTGCATTTGCATGGTTTGTCGTCCGCCGTTTCAGTGAAGAGCGCGTACCGCAGGCAGCGGCGAGCATGACGTTTACGACGCTGCTGGCACTCGTCCCCGTACTGACCGTAATGGTCGCGGTCGCTTCGATTTTCCCCGTATTCGACCGCTGGTCAGATTCGTTCGTCTCCTTCGTCAACCAAACCATTGTGCCGCAGGGCGCGGATATGGTGTTCGACTATATCGACGCATTCCGCGATCAGGCAAACCGGCTGACCGCCATCGGCAGCGTGATGCTGGTCGTAACCTCGCTGATGCTGATTCGGACGATAGACAATGCGTTCAACCGCATCTGGCGGGTTAACACGCAACGCCCCTGGATGATGCAGTTCCTCGTTTATTGGGCGTTGCTGACTTTCGGGCCTTTGTCTCTGGGTGTGGGCATTTCCTTTATGGTCGGGTCGGTTCAAGACTCCGTACTCTCCTCCGGAGCGCAACAATGGACGGACGCGTTGAAGACGGCGGCAAGGCTGGCTTTCATGACCGTCTTGTTGTGGGGGCTGTACCGCTTCGTGCCCAACCGCTTCGTGCCCGCCCGGCAGGCGTTTGTCGGGGCTTTGATTACAGCATTCTGCCTGGAGACGGCACGTTTCCTGTTCACCTGGTATATGGGCAATTTCGACGGCTACCGCTCGATTTACGGCGCATTTGCCGCCGTGCCGTTTTTCCTGCTTTGGTTAAACCTGCTGTGGACGCTGTTGTTGGGCGGCGCGGTGCTGACTTCGTCGCTGTCTTATTGGCAGGGCGAGGCCTTCCGCAGGGGGTTCGACTCACGCGGACGGTTTGACGACGTGTTGAAAATCCTACTGCTTCTGGATGCGGCGCAAAAAGAAGGCCGAACCCTGTCCGTTCAGGAGTTCAGACGGCATATCAATATGGGCTACGACGAGTTGGGCGAGCTTCTGGAAAAGCTGGCGCGGTACGGCTATATCTATTCCGGCAGACAGGGCTGGGTTTTGAAAACAGGGGCGGATTCGATTGAGTTGAGCGAACTCTTCAAGCTCTTCGTTTACCGTCCGTTGCCTGTGGAAAGGGATCATGTGAACCAAGCTGTCGATGCAGTAATGACACCATGTTTGCAGACTTTGA
- a CDS encoding sugar MFS transporter yields the protein MSAQSQNNRTSPLVVLITLFFMMGFITCMNDILIPHLKEIFDLTYVQAMLIQFCFFTAYAVMSIPMGAFVGKVGYKNGVIGGFLLTAVGCLLFYPAAGSHSYAVFLGALFILASGVTLLQVAGNPYVTLLAKPGKESATLTLVQAFNSLGTTIAPQIGAFLILADATKAADRAEQISSVQIPYLGLAGLFIILAVFVKMIRLPDARKIAAEEGAHNHDGKTSVWQYKHLAFGAAGIFCYVGAEASIGSLMVNVLGYLKGLNHASAAHYLSFYWGGAMFGRFLGSAVMAKFAPNRYLAFNALSAVALLIAAMATGQGNADVSMWALLAVGFFNSIMFPTIFSLATKGLGRFTNAASGVLCTAIVGGAIVPVVQGWVADNYSLMFSFIVSVVCYLYIAFFAVYGYKARA from the coding sequence ATGTCTGCGCAATCACAAAACAATCGTACTTCCCCATTGGTCGTCTTGATCACGCTGTTTTTCATGATGGGTTTCATTACCTGCATGAACGACATCCTTATCCCTCATTTGAAAGAAATTTTCGACCTGACTTACGTTCAGGCGATGCTGATCCAATTCTGTTTCTTTACCGCCTATGCGGTGATGTCCATCCCGATGGGGGCTTTTGTCGGCAAAGTCGGCTATAAAAACGGCGTTATCGGCGGCTTTCTGCTGACGGCGGTCGGATGCCTGTTGTTTTATCCTGCGGCAGGCAGCCATTCGTATGCGGTATTTTTGGGCGCGCTGTTCATTTTGGCTTCGGGCGTTACGCTGTTGCAGGTTGCCGGTAATCCTTATGTTACCCTGCTGGCGAAACCGGGTAAGGAATCGGCAACGCTGACCTTGGTTCAGGCATTTAATTCCCTGGGTACGACCATTGCGCCGCAAATCGGTGCGTTCCTGATTTTGGCGGATGCAACTAAGGCGGCAGACAGGGCGGAACAGATTTCTTCCGTACAGATTCCTTATTTGGGACTGGCGGGTTTGTTCATTATCCTTGCCGTATTCGTGAAAATGATCCGGCTGCCCGATGCGCGCAAGATTGCCGCCGAGGAGGGCGCGCACAACCATGACGGTAAAACCAGCGTGTGGCAGTACAAACATTTGGCTTTCGGGGCGGCAGGTATTTTCTGCTATGTTGGTGCGGAGGCATCTATCGGTTCGCTGATGGTCAATGTGTTGGGTTATCTGAAAGGGCTGAACCATGCTTCCGCCGCGCATTACCTGTCGTTCTATTGGGGCGGCGCGATGTTCGGGCGGTTCCTCGGTTCGGCGGTGATGGCGAAATTCGCCCCCAACCGTTATTTGGCGTTCAATGCCTTGTCAGCGGTTGCGTTGCTGATTGCGGCCATGGCGACCGGTCAGGGGAATGCTGATGTTTCCATGTGGGCGCTGCTTGCCGTCGGTTTCTTCAATTCTATTATGTTTCCTACGATTTTTTCTTTGGCGACCAAAGGATTGGGCAGGTTTACCAATGCTGCTTCCGGCGTATTGTGTACCGCGATTGTCGGCGGCGCGATTGTCCCTGTCGTGCAGGGCTGGGTGGCAGATAATTATAGTTTGATGTTTTCGTTTATTGTTTCCGTTGTCTGTTACCTTTATATCGCATTTTTTGCGGTGTACGGATATAAGGCGAGAGCTTAA
- a CDS encoding DUF1543 domain-containing protein — protein sequence MPKLYMFYLGGNAGRSNIEVHDIQFAVCDDYREAIPALKAAWFGDADKIHIDGWQIVEWADGYDVCVREAGEHTAMPSEHAQHLYFVNVGGYRAGQLAEAHAFGLFAAATPDEAKQKALQTLLTDHVQQHKDNLKDVDNLLALDRIGNHTIRLTPNPHGKPAEIGFQGYLPI from the coding sequence ATGCCCAAACTTTATATGTTCTATCTCGGCGGTAACGCAGGCCGCTCCAATATCGAAGTGCACGACATCCAATTTGCCGTGTGCGACGATTACCGCGAAGCCATTCCCGCGCTCAAAGCCGCATGGTTCGGCGATGCGGACAAAATCCACATCGACGGCTGGCAGATTGTCGAATGGGCGGATGGTTACGATGTCTGCGTACGGGAGGCGGGAGAACATACCGCAATGCCGTCTGAACACGCCCAGCACCTGTATTTTGTCAATGTCGGCGGTTATCGCGCGGGTCAGCTTGCAGAAGCGCACGCTTTCGGACTGTTCGCCGCCGCCACGCCTGATGAAGCCAAACAAAAAGCCCTGCAAACCCTGTTGACCGACCATGTTCAGCAACATAAAGACAACTTAAAAGACGTGGACAATCTGCTTGCGCTCGACCGCATCGGCAATCACACCATCCGCCTGACCCCGAATCCGCACGGCAAGCCTGCCGAAATCGGCTTTCAGGGCTATTTACCGATTTAA
- the queD gene encoding 6-carboxytetrahydropterin synthase QueD: protein MKITKIFTFDSSHMLDGHDGKYQNLHGHTYKLEITVSDGIVRGGPKDGMVMDFTDLKAIVKKYITDPFDHAFIYHGDNGRECQIAALLEGWNMKTLRLPCRTTAENMSIEMYDRLKNAGLNVCSVKLWETPTSCAEYEGRCRAF from the coding sequence ATGAAAATTACCAAGATATTTACCTTCGACTCTTCACACATGCTCGACGGGCATGACGGCAAATACCAAAACCTGCACGGGCATACCTACAAACTCGAAATCACCGTTTCAGACGGCATCGTCAGGGGCGGGCCGAAAGACGGTATGGTAATGGATTTCACCGACCTTAAAGCCATTGTGAAAAAATACATTACCGATCCCTTCGACCACGCGTTTATCTACCACGGCGACAACGGTCGTGAATGCCAAATCGCCGCGCTCTTAGAGGGCTGGAACATGAAAACCCTGCGCCTGCCCTGCCGCACCACTGCTGAAAACATGTCGATCGAAATGTACGACCGTTTGAAAAACGCCGGGCTGAACGTGTGCAGCGTGAAATTGTGGGAAACACCGACATCGTGTGCGGAGTATGAAGGACGGTGTAGGGCATTCTGA
- the wrbA gene encoding NAD(P)H:quinone oxidoreductase: protein MNPNPLKILVLYYSQNGSTLNLARQIARGIESVAGCEAVLRTVPKVSTVCEAVEKDIPDSGAPYATAEDLKTCAALALGSPTRFGNMAAAMKYFIDGTIPLWLGAELAGKPATVFTSTASQHGGQETTLLTMMLPLLHHGMIISGIPYTESALGNTRSGGTPYGASHVAGHDGKPVLTAEENDIAFAQGRRLAELAVKLA from the coding sequence ATGAACCCAAATCCCCTCAAAATCCTCGTCCTCTACTACTCTCAAAACGGCAGCACCCTCAACCTTGCCCGCCAAATCGCACGCGGCATCGAAAGCGTCGCAGGCTGCGAAGCCGTATTGCGCACCGTCCCCAAAGTCTCTACCGTCTGCGAAGCCGTCGAAAAAGACATCCCCGACAGCGGTGCGCCCTACGCCACCGCCGAAGACCTCAAAACCTGCGCCGCCCTTGCCCTCGGCAGCCCCACCCGCTTCGGTAACATGGCGGCCGCCATGAAATACTTCATCGACGGCACCATCCCCCTGTGGCTCGGCGCAGAACTCGCCGGTAAACCTGCCACCGTCTTCACCAGCACCGCCTCCCAACACGGCGGACAAGAAACCACGCTGCTTACCATGATGCTCCCCCTTCTGCACCACGGCATGATTATCAGCGGCATCCCCTACACTGAATCCGCCCTCGGCAATACCCGAAGCGGCGGTACCCCTTACGGCGCGTCCCACGTTGCCGGACATGACGGTAAACCCGTCCTGACCGCAGAAGAAAACGACATTGCCTTCGCACAAGGCAGACGGCTTGCGGAGCTTGCCGTCAAGTTGGCCTAA
- a CDS encoding Na+/H+ antiporter NhaC family protein, protein MQLIDYSNSFFSVVPPFLALALAVITRRVLLSLSIGILVGVTFLVGGNPVNGLTHLKDMVVGLTWADGDWSLGKPKILIFLLLLGIFTSLLTFSGSNQAFADWAKQHIKGRRGAKMLTACLVFVTFIDDYFHSLAVGAIARPVTDKFKVSRAKLAYILDSTAAPMCVLMPVSSWGASIIATLAGLLVTYKITEYTPMGTFVAMSLMNYYALFALIMVFVVSWFSFDIGSMARFEQAALNETHDETAVSDGSRGRVYALIIPVLVLIASTVSAMIYTGAKASETFSILGAFENTDVNTSLVFGGICGVLAVVLCTPGTIKATDYPKAVWQGMLSMSGAITILILAWLISTVVSEMHTGDYLSTLVADSIHPGFLPVILFLLASVMAFATGTSWGTFGIMLPIAAAMAVKVDPTLIIPCMSAVMAGAVCGDHCSPISDTTILSSTGARCNHIDHVTSQLPYALTVAGAAAAGYLVLGMTKSALLGFGATGIVLAVLIFMLKDKKRTIA, encoded by the coding sequence ATGCAGCTGATTGACTATTCAAATTCATTTTTCTCGGTTGTGCCACCCTTTTTGGCACTCGCACTTGCAGTCATTACCCGACGCGTACTGCTGTCGTTAAGCATAGGCATTTTGGTCGGGGTCACCTTCCTGGTCGGTGGCAACCCCGTAAACGGTCTGACTCACTTGAAAGATATGGTGGTCGGACTGACATGGGCAGACGGCGATTGGTCACTGGGCAAGCCTAAAATCCTGATTTTCCTGCTTCTCTTAGGTATCTTTACTTCACTGCTGACCTTCTCCGGCAGCAATCAGGCTTTTGCCGACTGGGCGAAACAGCACATCAAAGGCCGGCGCGGTGCAAAAATGCTGACCGCCTGCCTTGTGTTCGTTACCTTCATCGACGACTACTTCCACAGCCTCGCCGTCGGCGCGATTGCCCGCCCCGTTACCGACAAATTCAAAGTTTCCCGAGCCAAACTCGCCTACATCCTCGACTCTACCGCCGCACCCATGTGCGTACTGATGCCCGTTTCAAGTTGGGGAGCGTCGATTATCGCGACACTTGCCGGATTGCTCGTTACCTACAAAATTACCGAATACACGCCGATGGGGACATTTGTCGCCATGAGCCTGATGAACTATTACGCGCTGTTTGCCCTGATTATGGTATTCGTCGTCTCCTGGTTCTCCTTCGACATCGGCTCGATGGCACGTTTCGAACAGGCCGCTTTGAACGAAACCCATGATGAAACCGCCGTTTCAGACGGCAGCAGGGGCAGGGTTTACGCATTGATTATTCCCGTTTTGGTCTTAATTGCCTCCACCGTATCCGCCATGATTTATACCGGCGCGAAGGCAAGCGAAACCTTCAGCATTTTGGGTGCGTTTGAAAATACGGACGTGAACACTTCCCTGGTCTTCGGCGGCATCTGTGGCGTGCTTGCCGTCGTACTCTGCACGCCCGGCACAATTAAAGCAACTGATTATCCCAAAGCCGTTTGGCAGGGTATGCTTTCCATGTCGGGTGCGATTACCATCCTGATTCTCGCCTGGCTCATCAGCACCGTCGTCAGCGAAATGCACACCGGCGACTACCTCTCCACGCTGGTTGCCGACAGCATTCATCCCGGCTTTTTGCCCGTCATCCTTTTCCTGCTTGCCAGCGTAATGGCGTTTGCCACCGGCACAAGCTGGGGGACATTCGGCATCATGCTGCCGATTGCCGCGGCAATGGCGGTCAAAGTTGATCCCACGCTGATTATCCCATGCATGTCAGCAGTAATGGCGGGGGCAGTATGCGGCGACCACTGTTCGCCCATCTCCGACACGACCATCCTGTCTTCCACCGGCGCGCGCTGCAACCATATCGACCACGTTACCTCGCAACTGCCCTATGCCCTGACCGTAGCGGGTGCGGCAGCGGCCGGTTATCTTGTTTTGGGCATGACCAAATCCGCGCTGCTCGGCTTTGGCGCGACAGGTATTGTATTGGCCGTGCTTATTTTCATGTTGAAAGATAAAAAACGCACCATCGCCTGA
- a CDS encoding DegQ family serine endoprotease, with translation MFKKYKYFALATLCAAALAGCDKAGSFFGADKKEASFVERIEHTKDDGSVSMLLPDFAQLVQSEGPAVVNIQAAPAPSTENGGRSAENDSDPIADNDPFYEFFKRLVPNMPEIPQEEADDGGLNFGSGFIISKDGYILTNTHVVTGMGSIKVLLNDKREYTAKLIGSDVQSDVALLKIDATEDLPVVKIGNPKDLKPGEWVAAIGAPFGFDNSVTSGIVSAKGRSLPNESYTPFIQTDVAINPGNSGGPLFNLKGQVVGINSQIYSRSGGFMGISFAIPIDVAMNVAEQLKNTGKVQRGQLGVIIQEVSYGLAQSFGLDKASGALIAKILPGSPAERAGLQAGDIIRSLNGEEIRSSGDLPVMVGAIMPGKEASLGVWRKGEEITVKIKLGNASEQLGSSSLPDKTPYAGHQSGTFSIESAGVTLQTDTDGNGGRLIVVRVSGAAQRAGLRRGDEILAVGQIPVNDETGFRNALDKAGKNIPLLVMRQGNTLFIALTLQ, from the coding sequence GTGTTCAAAAAATATAAATACTTCGCTTTGGCAACCCTGTGCGCCGCCGCATTGGCAGGCTGCGACAAAGCCGGCAGCTTTTTCGGTGCGGACAAAAAAGAAGCATCCTTCGTAGAACGCATCGAACACACCAAAGACGACGGCAGCGTCAGTATGCTGCTGCCCGACTTTGCCCAATTGGTGCAAAGCGAAGGTCCGGCAGTCGTCAACATTCAGGCGGCACCCGCCCCGAGTACCGAAAACGGCGGACGCAGCGCCGAAAACGATTCCGACCCGATTGCCGACAACGATCCCTTCTACGAATTTTTCAAACGCCTCGTCCCGAATATGCCCGAAATCCCCCAAGAAGAAGCAGATGACGGCGGATTAAACTTCGGCTCCGGCTTCATCATCAGCAAAGACGGCTATATTCTGACCAATACGCACGTCGTTACCGGCATGGGCAGCATCAAAGTCCTGCTCAACGACAAACGCGAATATACCGCCAAACTCATCGGCTCGGATGTCCAATCTGACGTGGCGCTTTTAAAAATAGACGCCACAGAAGACCTCCCAGTCGTCAAAATCGGCAATCCCAAAGATTTGAAACCCGGCGAATGGGTAGCCGCCATCGGCGCACCCTTCGGCTTCGATAACAGCGTTACCTCCGGCATCGTCTCCGCCAAAGGCCGCAGCCTGCCCAATGAAAGCTATACACCCTTCATCCAAACCGATGTCGCCATCAATCCGGGTAATTCCGGCGGCCCGCTGTTCAACCTGAAAGGACAGGTTGTCGGCATCAATTCGCAAATATACAGCCGCAGCGGCGGATTCATGGGCATCTCCTTTGCCATCCCCATCGACGTTGCCATGAATGTTGCCGAACAACTGAAAAACACCGGCAAAGTCCAACGCGGGCAACTGGGCGTCATCATTCAGGAAGTATCCTACGGTTTGGCACAGTCTTTCGGTCTGGATAAAGCCAGCGGCGCATTGATTGCCAAAATCCTTCCCGGCAGCCCCGCAGAACGTGCAGGCTTGCAGGCAGGCGACATCATACGCAGCCTCAACGGAGAAGAAATACGCTCTTCCGGCGACCTTCCCGTCATGGTAGGCGCCATCATGCCCGGTAAGGAAGCCAGCCTCGGCGTATGGCGCAAAGGCGAAGAAATCACAGTCAAAATCAAACTGGGCAATGCTTCCGAACAACTCGGCTCGTCATCCCTACCGGATAAAACTCCTTATGCCGGACACCAATCCGGTACGTTCTCAATCGAATCTGCCGGCGTTACCCTGCAAACCGATACAGACGGCAACGGCGGACGGCTTATCGTCGTTCGGGTTTCGGGGGCGGCACAACGCGCAGGCTTGCGGCGCGGCGACGAAATCCTCGCCGTCGGACAAATCCCGGTCAATGACGAAACCGGTTTCCGCAATGCACTGGACAAAGCGGGGAAAAACATCCCCCTTCTGGTTATGCGTCAGGGCAACACCCTATTCATCGCATTAACCCTGCAATAA
- the queC gene encoding 7-cyano-7-deazaguanine synthase QueC, which translates to MSNQQALVIFSGGQDSTTCLIQAIQTYRRENVQAITFQYGQRHAVELERACWIAQDLGIKQTVLDLSLMRQITHNALMDEAAAIETAKNGVPNTFVDGRNALFLLYAAIYAKGQGIRHIIAGVCETDFSGYPDCRDVFVKSMNVTLNLAMDYDFQIHTPLMYLTKAQTWAFADEMGALDYIREQTHTCYNGIVGGCHECPSCVLRERGLAEYLESKKAV; encoded by the coding sequence ATGTCAAACCAACAAGCCTTGGTCATCTTTTCGGGCGGCCAAGATTCCACTACCTGCCTGATTCAGGCGATTCAAACTTACAGACGCGAAAACGTCCAAGCCATCACTTTCCAATACGGGCAACGCCATGCTGTCGAGCTGGAACGCGCCTGCTGGATTGCGCAGGATTTGGGCATCAAACAAACCGTACTCGACTTGAGCCTGATGCGGCAGATTACGCACAATGCCCTGATGGACGAAGCCGCCGCCATCGAAACTGCCAAAAACGGCGTTCCGAATACCTTTGTAGACGGCCGTAACGCGCTTTTCCTGCTCTACGCCGCGATTTACGCCAAAGGGCAGGGGATACGGCACATCATCGCAGGCGTGTGCGAAACCGACTTCTCCGGCTATCCCGACTGTCGCGACGTGTTCGTCAAATCCATGAACGTTACCCTTAATCTGGCGATGGACTATGATTTCCAAATCCACACGCCGCTGATGTACCTGACCAAGGCGCAAACTTGGGCGTTTGCGGATGAAATGGGCGCACTGGACTACATCCGCGAGCAGACCCACACCTGCTACAACGGCATCGTCGGCGGCTGCCACGAATGCCCGAGCTGCGTGTTACGCGAGCGCGGATTGGCGGAATATTTGGAGAGTAAAAAGGCCGTCTGA
- a CDS encoding DUF1304 domain-containing protein, whose product MKLLSTLLVLLVAVEHFYIAWLEMTQIPSEKAAETFKLPYEFMEQKRVQTLFGNQGLYNGFLGIGLVWSRFAVPDNAVYGATILFLGFVLIAAAWGAFSSGNKGILVKQGLPAMLAAAAVLAV is encoded by the coding sequence ATGAAACTCCTCTCCACCCTCTTAGTCCTCCTTGTCGCCGTCGAACATTTCTACATTGCCTGGCTTGAAATGACACAGATTCCCAGCGAAAAAGCGGCGGAAACGTTCAAGCTGCCTTATGAATTTATGGAACAAAAGCGCGTGCAGACCCTGTTTGGCAACCAAGGGCTGTATAACGGCTTTCTCGGCATCGGGCTGGTGTGGTCGCGGTTTGCCGTGCCGGACAATGCCGTTTACGGCGCAACGATTCTGTTTCTCGGTTTCGTATTGATTGCCGCCGCATGGGGCGCGTTCTCTTCCGGCAACAAAGGCATACTTGTCAAACAAGGTTTGCCCGCGATGCTGGCAGCCGCTGCGGTATTGGCGGTATGA
- a CDS encoding YqaA family protein: MTVFYAYAALAFSAFTSATLLPGTSEAAFVLFVHRFSEHAYGALLCAGLANGLGSMVSYWMGRLLPSRKMPSEKTIRIMKRYGVWLLAFAWLPVIGDALPLAAGWLRLNPWTGGLMLIAGKMARYAFILWGIQYYSA, from the coding sequence ATGACCGTTTTTTACGCCTACGCCGCACTTGCCTTTTCCGCCTTTACCTCTGCCACCCTCCTGCCCGGCACATCTGAAGCCGCCTTCGTCCTGTTCGTCCACCGCTTTTCCGAACACGCATACGGCGCGTTGCTGTGCGCCGGCCTTGCCAACGGACTGGGCAGTATGGTTTCCTATTGGATGGGGCGTTTGCTGCCTTCCCGAAAAATGCCGTCTGAAAAAACAATCAGGATAATGAAGCGTTACGGCGTATGGCTGCTTGCGTTTGCCTGGCTGCCCGTCATCGGCGACGCACTGCCGCTTGCCGCCGGCTGGCTGCGTCTGAACCCTTGGACGGGCGGGCTGATGCTGATAGCCGGCAAAATGGCGCGTTACGCCTTTATCCTCTGGGGGATACAATACTACTCCGCCTGA